In Oceanobacillus sp. FSL K6-2867, one DNA window encodes the following:
- a CDS encoding ABC transporter permease — MKDFFATFGNDLLIKTWEHLFISVAAILLGVLVAIPLGILLSRAPNFADRFISFIGILQTIPSLAILAFFIPILGVGKLPAIIALFFYSLLPILRNTYIGIRDVNPGVVEAGKGMGMSALQSIIKVEFPMALPVIMAGVRLSTVYLIGWATLAAFIGGGGLGDFIFDGLNLYQPSLIIAGTVPATILALIADRLLAYLENRLTPEGLRDSYETV, encoded by the coding sequence ATGAAGGATTTTTTTGCTACATTTGGAAATGATTTATTAATTAAAACGTGGGAACATTTATTTATTTCTGTTGCAGCCATCTTGCTTGGGGTGCTAGTTGCGATACCTTTAGGAATTTTGCTTTCAAGGGCGCCAAACTTTGCCGATCGATTTATTTCTTTTATTGGCATTCTGCAAACGATTCCAAGCCTTGCAATTTTAGCATTTTTTATTCCAATTTTAGGTGTTGGAAAACTGCCTGCCATTATTGCGCTGTTTTTCTATTCATTACTGCCGATTCTACGTAATACGTACATCGGAATCCGGGATGTAAATCCAGGAGTAGTTGAAGCTGGAAAAGGCATGGGAATGAGTGCTTTGCAATCGATTATAAAAGTAGAATTTCCAATGGCACTTCCAGTAATTATGGCTGGTGTTCGTCTATCAACGGTTTATTTGATCGGTTGGGCAACATTGGCAGCATTTATCGGTGGTGGCGGTCTTGGCGACTTTATCTTTGATGGCTTAAACCTTTATCAGCCTTCCTTAATTATTGCAGGTACAGTACCAGCGACTATTCTTGCTTTAATTGCAGATCGCTTGCTGGCCTATTTGGAAAATCGTTTGACGCCCGAGGGGCTAAGGGATTCGTATGAAACTGTTTAA
- a CDS encoding osmoprotectant ABC transporter substrate-binding protein, with amino-acid sequence MLKKIFHKGSMVLLLLVVLAGCSLPGLASTTKETIKIGALGTSESQILAEILSIMIERETDASTELVTHLGSSIVQHQGMLRGDLDITSTRYTGTDLSGALGMDPITDPKKALDIVTKEFQDQFNETWAAPYGFENSYSVAVTTEFAEQHNIETISDLEPFADDLRFGVDNAWVNRKGDGYDGFQEAYFSFGHVFPMNIGLVYQAAATGHMDVVLAYSSDGRIKEFDLKVLEDDRRFFPPYDASAVIDNEILENYPEIAAITERLHGQISTETMQELNYKADVQLMSPQKVAMEFLEANNFFEDMEKGEK; translated from the coding sequence ATGTTGAAAAAGATATTTCATAAAGGAAGCATGGTTTTGCTTTTACTTGTAGTGCTTGCAGGCTGTTCCTTGCCAGGTCTGGCTAGTACGACAAAAGAGACGATAAAAATAGGTGCCTTAGGTACATCTGAATCACAGATTTTAGCTGAAATATTATCGATTATGATTGAACGGGAAACAGATGCCAGTACCGAACTTGTGACACATCTTGGTTCATCAATTGTTCAACATCAAGGGATGTTGAGAGGAGACCTTGATATAACAAGTACACGTTATACGGGTACAGACCTATCTGGAGCACTTGGGATGGACCCGATTACCGATCCAAAGAAAGCACTTGACATTGTAACAAAGGAATTTCAGGACCAATTTAATGAAACATGGGCAGCGCCTTATGGCTTTGAAAACAGCTATTCTGTTGCTGTGACAACAGAATTTGCCGAGCAACATAACATCGAAACCATTTCTGATCTCGAACCTTTCGCGGATGACCTGCGTTTTGGTGTAGATAATGCCTGGGTCAATCGCAAAGGAGATGGGTATGATGGGTTTCAGGAAGCCTACTTTTCATTTGGTCATGTTTTCCCAATGAATATTGGTCTTGTGTATCAGGCGGCAGCTACTGGCCATATGGACGTTGTGCTGGCTTATTCTTCAGACGGGAGAATTAAGGAATTTGATTTAAAAGTTCTTGAGGATGATCGGCGATTCTTCCCGCCATATGATGCCTCAGCTGTTATTGATAATGAGATTTTGGAAAATTACCCAGAGATTGCAGCAATTACAGAACGTTTGCATGGACAAATTTCTACAGAAACCATGCAGGAATTAAATTATAAAGCGGATGTTCAATTAATGAGTCCACAAAAAGTTGCCATGGAGTTTCTAGAAGCGAATAACTTCTTTGAGGATATGGAGAAAGGGGAGAAGTAA
- a CDS encoding betaine/proline/choline family ABC transporter ATP-binding protein (Members of the family are the ATP-binding subunit of ABC transporters for substrates such as betaine, L-proline or other amino acids, choline, carnitine, etc. The substrate specificity is best determined from the substrate-binding subunit, rather than this subunit, as it interacts with the permease subunit and not with substrate directly.) has translation MLEFHNVTKRYGNGKPAVNSLNLTIEKGEFICFIGPSGCGKTTTMKMVNRLIDISDGAILVDGKNIKEQDPVELRRSIGYVIQQIGLMPHMTIRENIVLVGTLLKWSKEKKDKRACELIKLVNLPDTYLDKYPHELSGGQQQRIGVLRALAANPPLILMDEPFGALDPITRDALQEEFKKLQRELNKTIVFVTHDMDEALKLADRIVIMKDGEIVQVDTPDEILRNPANEFVEEFLGKDRLIQGRPDVTTVGQIMNSTPITVQIGTTLKAAITKMRDERVDSLLITDSNNVLKGFLDIESINNNYKKANTVEEVMVTDIYSVSQDSLLRDAIHKILRRGAQYVPVVDEGHRLVGIVTRATLATLVYDTIWGDGTEFEEIVANAE, from the coding sequence ATGTTAGAGTTTCATAATGTTACAAAGCGTTATGGTAATGGTAAGCCAGCTGTTAACAGTTTGAATTTAACAATTGAAAAGGGCGAATTTATATGTTTTATCGGTCCAAGTGGTTGTGGTAAAACAACAACAATGAAAATGGTAAACCGCTTAATTGACATATCAGATGGAGCCATTTTAGTTGATGGGAAAAATATAAAGGAGCAAGATCCAGTCGAATTGCGCAGGTCTATAGGGTATGTAATCCAACAAATTGGGTTGATGCCACATATGACAATTAGAGAAAATATTGTGCTTGTAGGTACATTGCTCAAATGGTCTAAAGAGAAAAAAGATAAACGAGCATGTGAGCTAATCAAGCTAGTAAATTTACCTGACACATATCTTGATAAATATCCACATGAATTGAGTGGGGGACAGCAACAGCGAATCGGTGTATTACGTGCGCTTGCTGCAAATCCGCCATTGATATTAATGGATGAGCCATTTGGTGCACTTGATCCGATTACAAGGGATGCCTTACAGGAAGAATTTAAAAAGTTGCAAAGAGAATTAAATAAAACAATTGTCTTTGTTACACATGATATGGATGAGGCATTAAAGCTTGCAGATCGGATTGTCATTATGAAGGATGGAGAAATTGTTCAAGTTGATACACCAGATGAGATTCTCAGAAATCCGGCAAATGAATTTGTAGAAGAATTCCTTGGAAAAGACCGGTTAATTCAAGGTCGTCCAGATGTCACAACGGTCGGACAAATTATGAATAGTACTCCAATTACCGTACAAATCGGTACCACTTTAAAAGCCGCTATTACGAAAATGCGAGATGAACGGGTTGATTCCCTCCTTATTACGGATTCAAATAATGTTTTAAAAGGCTTTTTAGATATTGAATCCATTAATAACAATTACAAAAAGGCAAATACAGTGGAGGAAGTAATGGTAACGGACATTTATTCTGTATCTCAAGACAGTTTGTTGCGTGATGCGATTCACAAGATACTCAGACGCGGTGCACAATATGTTCCTGTTGTGGATGAAGGTCATCGTTTGGTGGGAATTGTCACACGGGCAACACTTGCAACCCTTGTTTATGACACAATTTGGGGCGATGGAACAGAATTTGAAGAAATTGTAGCGAATGCGGAGTAG
- a CDS encoding IS3 family transposase, which translates to MSRKATCADNASMENFFGILKQEMYYGEELVSYEELKSRIKEYIHWYYHERTKMKLAGLSPVEF; encoded by the coding sequence ATGTCACGTAAAGCAACCTGTGCAGACAACGCTTCGATGGAGAATTTCTTTGGTATTTTAAAACAGGAAATGTATTATGGGGAAGAATTAGTAAGCTATGAAGAATTAAAAAGTCGGATTAAAGAATATATTCACTGGTATTACCATGAACGAACAAAAATGAAATTGGCTGGATTGAGTCCAGTCGAATTCTGA